In Ostrea edulis chromosome 10, xbOstEdul1.1, whole genome shotgun sequence, one genomic interval encodes:
- the LOC125665430 gene encoding uncharacterized protein LOC125665430, translating into MKLLISKLLFYLQEKWRNVVYELKDKDEVVKFENLVKFVRMEAKKANDPVYGREVMNRSTSLKHAHNEKPTTFSKPKMNFATKYVESHLSAINNASEQPRSPTCVKPCIHSQCISHALEECRNIMKLTLKDRYVVLKSKGLCFSCLRSIHLKGACQQKSYCVHCKNCHPSILHVNPRQSNENPLAVSTTDRNNNNLTVPSAAVSSTAHMGDGNSVRQALPVIPMRLKSRNSEQFVTTYAFLDFGSTATFCTEGIARALHLEGKKTVLNLTTMEQQRTENGYIFFNLEMSDLNGDNTIELPLTYTQPNLPISKENIVTSKDLQRWPHLCDIGIDTIDSDVGLLFGVNVPKAMNLCDMISSVDKGPFAVKTLLGWVINGPLDTKPENGTYNTYATVNRIDARLEEQVRYQFNHDLCERAIDDVPEPSRDDKRFLEFVTNSVHFENGHYVIGLPFKSETVIMPNNRKQTEQRQKVPIEDLNRDGGHVWYLPHHGVIHPKKKKLRVVFDCAARFQGTSLNEQLLQGPNLTNTLIGTLLRFGEEEIAVMGDTDSMFYQVRVPQQDATFLRFLWWKDGTPSSSIIEYQMVVHLFGATSSPSCANFCLRKTAQDCTGHFIDEIIKTVFQNFYVDDCLKAVISVRNAVTLVKDLQGLLKSGGFHLSKWISNSRKIMNSIPVADRTKKVKDLDLDCDTLPIERALGVQWCVYSDIFQFKLDFNKKPLTRRGLLSMVSSVFDPLGFLAPLLLKAKVILQELCKLQFGWDDKMPDDLVIQWNNWYQDLQKLKDIKGNRCLKPRGFHPYLVQLHRFSDASETGYGTVSYLCMENALGERRCSFIMGKSRVSPLKQTTIPRLELTAATVAVRTNKMLLRELDIHVDRVMYWTDSMAVLRYIQNSTARFHTFVANRLAVIHEGS; encoded by the coding sequence ATGAAACTACTTATTAGTAAGCTTCTATTCTACTTACAAGAAAAGTGGCGAAATGTTGTGTACGAGCTCAAAGACAAAGATGAAGTTGTGAAGTTTGAGAACTTAGTGAAGTTCGTACGTATGGAAGCTAAAAAGGCTAACGACCCTGTCTATGGGAGAGAAGTGATGAATAGATCAACATCTTTGAAACATGCACATAATGAAAAACCAACCACATTCTCAAAACCAAAAATGAACTTTGCAACCAAATATGTAGAGTCTCATCTATCTGCAATCAATAATGCATCTGAGCAACCTAGATCACCTACATGTGTGAAACCATGTATTCACAGTCAATGCATCTCACATGCATTGGAAGAGTGTCGGAACATTATGAAGCTAACTCTAAAGGATAGATATGTGGTGTTGAAGTCAAAAGGATTATGTTTCTCGTGTTTGAGATCTATACATCTTAAAGGAGCTTGTCAACAGAAATCTTACTGCGTCCATTGTAAGAATTGTCACCCATCTATACTTCATGTGAATCCTCGACAAAGCAATGAAAACCCATTAGCTGTTAGTACAACTGATCGAAACAACAACAACCTTACAGTACCATCTGCGGCCGTATCTTCAACGGCGCATATGGGGGATGGGAACTCAGTGAGGCAAGCACTTCCAGTAATACCTATGCGACTGAAATCAAGAAACAGCGAACAATTTGTTACTACTTATGCTTTCTTGGATTTTGGGAGTACAGCGACATTTTGTACAGAGGGAATTGCAAGAGCACTTCACTTAGAGGGCAAAAAGACTGTGCTTAACTTAACAACTATGGAACAGCAGAGAACAGAAAACGGTtacattttctttaaccttGAAATGAGTGATTTGAATGGTGATAACACAATTGAATTGCCGCTTACATACACTCAACCAAATTTACCTAtatctaaggaaaacattgttACATCCAAGGACCTACAAAGATGGCCACATTTGTGTGACATTGGTATTGATACCATAGACAGTGATGTTGGTTTGTTGTTTGGTGTTAATGTTCCTAAAGCAATGAACCTTTGCGACATGATTTCTAGTGTTGACAAAGGTCCATTTGCTGTAAAGACGTTGTTAGGATGGGTAATTAATGGACCACTTGATACAAAACCTGAGAATGGTACTTACAATACGTATGCCACAGTCAACCGTATAGACGCAAGATTAGAGGAGCAAGTACGATATCAATTCAATCATGACCTTTGTGAAAGAGCGATTGATGATGTTCCAGAACCATCGAGGGACGACAAAAGATTTCTcgaatttgtgacaaattcagTTCACTTTGAAAATGGACATTATGTCATTGGTCTGCCATTCAAATCGGAAACCGTGATAATGCCAAACAACAGAAAACAAACAGAACAGAGACAAAAGGTACCCATTGAGGACTTAAATCGAGATGGTGGACATGTGTGGTATTTGCCACACCATGGTGTAATACACCCCAAGAAGAAAAAACTTCGAGTTGTGTTTGATTGTGCAGCGAGGTTCCAAGGGACTTCACTAAATGAACAATTGTTACAGGGCCCTAACTTGACAAACACACTCATTGGGACTTTGCTGAGATTTGGAGAGGAAGAGATTGCTGTTATGGGGGATACCGATAGTATGTTTTACCAAGTACGTGTTCCCCAACAAGATGCTACTTTTCTACGATTTCTCTGGTGGAAAGATGGAACTCCTTCCAGTAGTATTATTGAATACCAGATGGTTGTGCATCTGTTCGGAGCCACATCATCACCCAGTTGTGCCAACTTCTGTCTTCGAAAAACAGCTCAAGATTGTACAGGACATTTTATTGACGAGATAATAAAGACAGTCTTTCAGAATTTCTATGTTGATGATTGTCTCAAGGCAGTGATTTCAGTAAGAAATGCTGTGACATTGGTGAAAGATCTACAGGGACTGTTGAAAAGTGGAGGATTTCATTTATCGAAGTGGATCAGCAACAGTCGAAAGATCATGAATTCCATACCAGTTGCTGATAGAACCAAGAAGGTCAAGGATTTGGATCTTGACTGTGATACTCTACCAATAGAGCGAGCTCTGGGAGTCCAGTGGTGTGTATATTCTGATATCTTTCAGTTTAAATTGGACTTTAACAAGAAACCACTTACAAGACGAGGACTTTTGTCAATGGTAAGCAGTGTGTTTGATCCACTGGGATTTTTAGCTCCACTATTACTCAAGGCCAAAGTCATTCTACAGGAATTGTGTAAACTTCAGTTTGGATGGGACGATAAGATGCCAGATGACCTTGTTATACAGTGGAATAATTGGTACCAGGATCTTCAGAAACTGAAAGACATCAAAGGAAACAGATGTCTCAAACCCCGTGGTTTTCATCCATACTTGGTACAGTTACATCGTTTTTCTGATGCGAGTGAAACTGGATATGGTACAGTGTCCTACTTGTGTATGGAGAATGCACTTGGTGAACGTCGTTGTTCCTTTATTATGGGCAAATCTCGTGTTTCACCACTGAAGCAAACGACTATTCCGCGATTGGAGTTGACAGCAGCTACTGTAGCAGTCAGAACCAATAAGATGTTACTTAGAGAGTTAGACATTCATGTTGATCGTGTTATGTACTGGACTGACAGCATGGCCGTTCTACGATATATACAGAACAGTACAGCAAGGTTTCACACTTTTGTCGCCAACAGGCTAGCAGTGATCCACGAAGGGTCATAA